The genomic stretch TGCTTCAAATATCAAAAGTAGGGTAAACCGGCAATCTGTGCTTGGAGGCATTACTTCTACTCAACAGAGGTTGAAACTGTATAACAAGGTTCCTCTAAATGGATTGGTTTTTTATACCAGTACCAGTTTCACTGATGATGGAAGGGAAAAGAAAGTGACAATTGATTTTGAACCTTTTAAACCAATTAGTGCATCACTTTATCCCTGTGATAACATGTTACACACAGAAACTCTAAACGAACTTTTGAGTTACATGCAGGTTTTATCAACATGTTTCACGTCATTTGCTCATGGTGGAAATGATGTCTCACACGCAATAGGTCCGTTAGCCGGTGCACTATCTATTCTGCAAGGCGCTGCAAAAGGAGTTGAGTTAGTTATTTCGATCGATGTTATTGCTTGGGGTGGAATTGGAATAGTTGCAGGGCTAATGATATGGGGTTATAGAGTTATAGCTAAGATTGTAAAGAAAATAATGGAACTTATGCCGACGAGAGGATTTGCCGCCGAATTCGCTGTTGTGTCGTAGTTCTGTGTGCTTGAAAGCTATGGCTACCAATATTAACAAGACATGCATTAGTTGTTCTGTGTGCTTCAAAGCTAGGAGATTTGTGCTTTAGTGAAGTAGATTTGCTTAAGCTTGTGTCTACTGTTTTATGAGTATGAATTTTCAAGATATAAAGAACAGGTTATATGTAGGGTTACTTAATTCAATTCTCTAGCACTATCTTTGACATTATtgttacaaccttgaggacaaggttgattTTAAAGGGGTGAGTAATGATAGAGGATGAATGCTAGATTATAGTTTATTTAGTCATTTTATTTATATGGCTATTTAGTTGGACTCTTATTAGTATTGGGGCTTTGGGCTTTTAGGTTTATGATCCATTATTAATGTTATATATTGTACTCTCATAGAGACATTatgaatcaaagaaatcaaagttatcttttaatttaatttcctttacttttagtgttcttccccttttagttagaaaaccctaattttatagtcTTGATAGGAATCTTCCTATCACTTGCTCGTCCCACTCATTTTATGGAGGGCTTAAGGCAGGGCAGAGctgggcgggcggcccgtttagCCACCCCTAGTCAAACATGTTTTTTCAAAGTATGATGGAGaagaaatatttttcattttattttcatggTTTACCTCTCCGTTTCAGACATGTCTGATAGTTTGGTCCAAATATAGAGGCAAAAGTGATAGGTCAGACGGGCCTCCTCCAAACACCTTCGGGGCCTCGGGTGCCCCCTACGGAGTCTTTGGTGCCTCATGTACGGCCTCGGGTGCCTCCTGTGCATCAGTAGGTGACACATGTCTTCCACGGGATGGCATAGTCGGAGATGCACGAGCCAAATATGTAAACCCCTTAGAAGTTGATGCCTTCACAACTACTGGGCTAGAAGCAACAACAGGGCTAGAAACAAGTGTTTAGAAGGCTTCAAATTTTACCCTTTGAATCGATGCATGATGCGCAACGTTGTCGTACCTCAATCTATCTTGCCCATCAACCATAGTGCCTAAAAGAAAAACATACAACCATTAGATAGATGAAACATATCAGATCAAGCAAACAAATGAAGATAGGaaattttcgaagatgcatctccgattcTGGGAAATACATTGCAACtttacggagatgcatcttcgtaaGGTTCTGCAACTCAGAGCTCGTAAATGGCGGACATGCAGTTCGACCAAACAACTGTAGTAATGCATTTTTCAATAAAACAACCTATCAAATATATTGTTAATGTAAATGACATATCTAAACTACTTATTACATAACCTAATGCTTAATTTCTACATATGTtgatggaaaataaaaaaaaaaatagaaaaataaaaaacttaccaAATGTGACTGAAGTTTGATGTTGAATGAGCTCTTGGATCGTTTTGATGTTGATGGAAGAAGATTTGGACGTGTCTTGAATGATTTTGAGTGAATGTAAGTTGAGAGATTTTGAGAGATGAAATTGGGTTGTTTGAGAGTATTACGAGAAGTGAGAAAGGAGAAAGGGTTGATTTTATACGTTACAAAATCAAATAAGAAAAAACTCCATTTTTCAATTTCTCATTTTCTACATTAAAAGAGCTTTAAAACTTGATTTTATGTAGGCAATTGCGATTCCAAACACATACTTATATACATATGGGAGAGAATGAGAGTGTTATTTATTCTTGTCCTCATAGTTTTTCTATTATGGTATTTATACACACCAAAATACAAAATTAATAACCACTAACATACTTGTTAATAAACTAATTATATGTGTATCCACTAGCAACATCATGGATGAGTATGTgaaacaatattattattattattaacgcGTATAAAAAGAATAGTGAGGTTTGGAGAAAAGTATGAGATAGAGAATGAGAAGAACAGTGAATGAGGATAATAATATCTTAGAGTGTCGGCAAACCTTTGGTTGAAAACAAAAGCTGAACCGTCATTCGTGGTTGGTTCTTTTGTAAAGCTTTTCAAATACTACTACAATAAACAAATAAACGGCAGCATATAGTAAATACTTTACTTTACAATACAAGTAATTTATTTACTGTCATTTAGCATATGACATACTAAGAACAGTGACCATTTTAATACTACATACTATCGTTAGGTGGATTATATTAGATTATTCTATAATATAAGTGTAGGTACCACCAAGCAAGCAACCCCATTTGTATGAAGAGAATTAACattataataaacaaaataattatttcattattattattagaactaGAAGAAGAAGGTGCTGGGTTTTAGCCAGAGTGTCACTTTCGATCTGCGGCCTGGTCATTGTCTTCTacctaatttaattatattcattCACATTAAAATAGGACTATTAAGAAATACTAATACTATTATCACTATGAAAGCTAAAGCACAACCCACATGATTTACAATATTACCCAATTATTAAGCAAATATGCACCGTCACTACCGTCCAAAATAAGCCAAAACATATTTGTCTTTTCATCCAActaatacaaaatattaaatttccCAATAATAAAATATACTAAATATAGACCTATTTAATCTAAATTATGTTATTTCAAAACCTAATTTGTTTAACATGTGTGACATATTTTAACATctcatttattttataaaaatattaagataAATCAGCTTTTAGTAACTTTTACTTTCTTAATAAGTTTAGATCAAATTTAATAGTATTATTAACAACaatgttaattaatattttacCATTTTAAAAATTTCTTTACACCATCCATCAATAATATGAGTTAAATTAATTATACAACTTTAATAACTAAGTACACTATTTAATGATtaaatttgcataattatatagtTGAAAAGGATTACCTTAATTTGAAGATTTTTATAAGCatcaaaaaaggaaaattattattaaaaaaacagatttctttttttatataaaaagaatAAGATGCTAAGACAGCTAAAAACCAGCCAGCACAAATGGTTTTATAGATCATCTCACTTGATTCACATTTCtcacttctctttctttctcactCCACTtctagagagagagaaaaaaaaaccaaACAATAATTCATGTGTTTTCCTCTTCTTCATTGAGATCATCTTTGTCGGTGGAATTTCCATTTccatctccatttccatctccaTAGTTCATACATTAACTCAAGCCTTTGAGTATGTACGGAAGAGATCCATGGGGTGGTCCATTAGAGATCAACGCCACAGACTCAGCAACAGATGAAGATCGTAGCAGGAATCTTCAAGAGCTGGATAGAGCAGCGTTGTCTCGTCCATTAGATGAAACTCAACAGAGTTGGTTGTTGGGTCCCACtgaacagaagaagaagaagaagtatgTAGATCTGGGGTGTATCATTGTTAGCCGCAAGATCTTTGTTTGGACTGTTGGGACTATTCTCTGTGCTGCTGCTCTTGCTGGTTTGGTTGTGCTTATTGTTAAGACTGTTCCTCGCCATCATCATAAACATCCTCCTCCGGATAATTATACTCTTGCTCTTCATAAAGCTCTCATGTTCTTCAATGCACAAAAATGTTAGATTTTTATCCTTTTCTGATTGTCCTTTTGTGTTTTCATGCTAAATctatattcattttgtttcatAGGGATTGACTAATagttcaaaatttgatttttatttttgtgtcAAACATGAGATTGAAGTTCCAATTTTTGATGAAAAatgtttctttttttgtttatgtTAGCTTAATTTTATGTGAATTTTGTCAATAGAAACAAATTTGGTATGTGATTAATAGTGTAAAGTATGGATCTTGATGAAGATGGGTTTTCTATGGTAGTAAGTTTACTTGATTTGATCTGtgattcatttttattttgtgtTATATAAGGACTAATAGTGTAAAGTTTGATCTTTTgatgcttttaaaaaaaaaacttaacttgTTTATGTTATCTCAATTTCATATATGACTGATTGTGTAAAATTTGATTTCTGATGGAAAATGGGTTCTTATGTTGTTTCACTTGATTTGTGTTGTGATTCATTATATTTTGATTGACAAGTATGGACAAATAGTgtgaattttgattttttgatgaAAAATTGTCTTTTTTTGTTATCTTAAATTGATTTGTGTTTGCGGTTTTGTGCAGCTGGGAAACTTCCAAAGCATAACAATGTTTCTTGGAGGGGAACTTCGTGTATGCAAGATGGAAAGGGTGATGGTGTTTCTGCCGCGATCAAGGATCTGGTTGGTGGATACTATGATGCTGGAGATGCCATCAAGTTCAATTTTCCGGCTGCTTTTTCCATCACTATGTTGAGTTGGAGTGTTATTGAGTATAGTGGTAAATATGAAGCTACCGgggagcttgatcatgtcaaggAAATCATTAAATGGGGTACTGATTATTTTCTCAAGACATTCAATAATACTGCTGATACCATTACCACTATTGCTGCTCAGGTAACCAACCATCTTGCTTTCAATTCTTGATTTTTAATATGGATCTGATTCTCTATTTTATGTTTATTGTGTCTATTTTGATTGATCGTTTTGTGGTATGGCATATCAAGAGATGGTTTAGTCAATTTACCTTGTTGATTACTGGAATTCTTTGTGACCGTGGGTCTCATGTGTTTGGTGTTCTTCGACAGGTTGGGAGTGGAGATACCTCAGATGGAAGTACGACACCCAATGATCACTACTGCTGGATGCGTCCAGAAGACATTGATTACGACAGGCCAGTCACCGAATGTCACAGTTGTTCGGAGCTTGCTGCAGAGATGGCTGCTGCCTTGGCGGCTGCATCTATTGTTTTCAAAGACAACAAAGCCTATTCCAAGAAACTTGTTCATGGTGCCGGTACACTTTTTAAGTTTTCCAGGGATCAGAGAGGCAGATACAGTGCAGGTAGTGCCGAGGCTTCGATATTCTACAATTCTACCGGCTATTTTGATGAGTTTGTTTGGGGAGGCGCGTGGATGTACTTTGCCACCGGAAATAACACGTACCTTAGGCTTGCTACTAATCCCGGTATTGCTAAACATGCCGGTGCTTTCTGGGGAGGCCCTGATTACGGAGTACTGAGCTGGGATAACAAGCTTGCTGGTGCACAGGTAATTTTGTTGAGATGCTTCGTTAAGGCATGCACATGTAATTTGATTTTGACAAACTTGACTAATTCGATCTTGACATTTTGTATTCAGGTTCTTCTTAGTCGTTTGAGGTTGTTCTTGAGTCCTGGGTATCCATACGAAGAAATTCTAAGGACCTTCCACAATCAGACCAGTATAATCATGTGCTCCTACCTACCTGTGTTCACAAGCTTTAACAGAACCAAAGGTAACCAATTCTTACTTCTAAGCTTTTAACTCGACACCAGAGTTCATGATTTTCCAATTTCGGTTCTGATGCAAATGTTGGGTTTTTTTTACGCACACAGGAGGCTTGATTCAATTAAATCATGGTAGGCCTCAGCCCCTCCAATATGTTGTCAATGCAGCCTTTTTGGCTACCCTATACAGTGATTACCTTGATGCTGCCGATACACCTGGGTGGTATTGTGGACCTAATTTCTATTCAACCGAAAAACTCCGCGAGTTTGCTAGGACACAGGTATGTCTTATGCTGCTCCTTTAAGCGAGTTGTATTTGAGAGCTATCTCTTCTTGAATCAAAGTCTGATAGTTGAGCTCTTGTGAGATCGTTTGTGAGAGATTATGAAAACAGCTTATGCCATGATCATTTCCACATGCCCGTTGGGATAATCGATGAAAATAACTTATATCTTGTATGAATAAGAAATAAGCTTTTATACATAACTATGATGTTTTtgctaatttttcttttttgcttctgtGTTATATTTTTGTAGATTGATTACATCCTTGGGAAGAATCCACGGAAAATGAGCTATATTGTAGGTTTTGGTAATCATTATCCAAAACATGTTCACCATAGAGGTGCATCTATACCAAAGAACAAGGTTAAATATAACTGCAAAGGTGGATGGAAATGGAGGGACACATCAAAGCCAAATCCAAATATACTTGTTGGTGCCATGGTTGCTGGTCCTGACAGGCACGACGGTTTCCATGATGTTCGATCAAACTACAATTACACAGAGCCAACACTTGCTGGAAATGCTGGTTTAGTAGCAGCATTAGTCGCACTATCAGGTGACAAAAGCATACCGATTGACAAAAATACTCTTTTCTCTGCTGTTCCACCAATGTTTCcaacaccaccaccacctccagcACCATGGAAACCATAAGGTGTCATGTCACGTCACGTCGTTATCTTTTCTCTACAACAAGTACCACAAACGACTCGAGTGCATTAGTAACTTGAGTTGTTTTATATCTCGACTAAAAGTTTCAAGGAAAATTTTGAAGACAAGGCAAACATACTTGGCCTAGTGAATCTAGTTGGTTGTGTGGCTAATGGTGACTCGAGAGTAGAATTAAGACTTTGATAAAGTGGTACTTGAGAGTGTCtctttgtatttttcttttctttttgtgataTACATAGTATATTTGTATCAAAACCAAATCTTGTATTCTTTAAACATAAAAACTGAACAGCTTGTAATTGTTTGACAGTTTCATCTAATGTGGTTACTTTTTTACTCTTGACTTCTTTCAATCTATACCTCTATTTCATATAAAACCTTTCTCTTGTGAAGCCTTGtttctctttcattttatttttgtaatataCACACTAAATCACTATTATAAACAAAGATTCCTTTTTCAGTTTCATTGAATAAAGGTTCCATTTTCAGTTTCACTGAATAACTTATGTATCTCTGGTTTTGGTTTAGATATAgatcagatacattaattattcatattTGTTTATAAAAGTGACCAGAGTAGTAGCTATTTTTTTATGCATGCAAGCACAAACATAGTTGTAACTGCTAAGAAACATCCTCTTATTTGGCATGTGGCATGTCAAAAACAAACTAAACTTGGCACATAAGCAAGAACACACCACTCCCTCATAGCCTGTTTTATCTTCTTTTATACAAGATCTTTATCtcagaaaagaaggaaaaaattataaaaagcAAATGTTCCTATCATGGGTGTGAAACAAGTTATGTTTTTTTGTCATAATATAACCGTGATTCGAACTTTAGAATCCGGTTCTACTTTTTATGCCAACTCCATTTAGCTGTGTATGCCTTGATGTCTAGGAAAACATTCTTTGCTTGCTGGAATCAATAGTGTGCAGAATATAGTTTCCTTAACAACTGTCACTTTCTGTCCAACATGTATATATtgaacagaaaaataaaaaaagagaattgTCTTCGACACATAAAAGAAACATGGCAGAAGAAGAACTGAACCAGTCTCTTGAATATACACCAACATGGATTGTTGCAGTCGTTTGCTCCGTCATTGTTTTCATCTCTCTGTGCGTTGAGCGTGCTCTTCACCGCCTTGGAAAGGTAAATCAGCACATACTTTCATATTTCTGCGATCTTCATGTTCCAAATCTATTCTTTAGCATTATGGTTTCAATCCGTATAGTAATTGCTTTGATATACTTATGATTTTTCTTGTTTGTGATGAGCtttttatttgattgaattttacAGTACTTAAAGAGGAAAAATCAGAAAGCATTATCTAGAGCCTTAAAAAAATTGGAAGAAGGTTGTTTCTTATATAAGCTTGAAATTAATCAATTTTTCCAGTAACATGTTTAAACTATGATGTGTTGACGTATCATATAATTCTCCAGTAACATGATTTATACTATAATGTGTTGAAGTATCATATAATTCTTCAACATTGACATTTTGACATGCAAAGATTTTCATGTACGAACTTGAATCGGCAATCAATTAGTATTGCTCCAAAAAAAGGATTTGAGTCTTCTGAGTAAAGAAAGTAATGGTAAACACAATATACTTCAACATGATTCTTTACACTAACTTATGTGTATATTTTTACCAGAGTTGATGCTCTTAGGGTTCATTTCCCTTCTCTTAACCGTCTTTCAAGGTCTAATAAGCCACATTTGCATCCCACCTAAGTATGCAACCAAAATGCTTCCATGCAAGAGGTCTCAAGGATCTTCACAAGGTTCAGAACATGATCTGATATACTATGATACTATAATCAACAGAAGAAGGCTTTTATCTACAGATACCGGTTCACAGCATTGTAGACTAGAGGTAATTATCGATAAATTTTAGTCTTATTCGTTAGACGTTGCAACTGAATTTACATAAATTGAAAGCATGTAGTGAGATTTATATTCCTCCTTTTTTTCACCTCATGCAGGGGAAGGTACCATTGTTATCGCTGGAAGGATTGCATCATCTTCATATTTTCATCTTTGTATTGGCTGTTGTACATGTAGTATTCTGTGTCACAACAGTGGTTCTCGGAGGTGCAAGGGTAATAAGTCGGCAATATGATATAGTGTTTGCTAGTAAAAAAAATTAGTCCATTCAATGATTGTAGCATACTTATGTTTCTATTTTATCTGAAATAGATTCGTCAGTGGAAAAGCTGGGAGGATCATGCTAAGAAGAATACGATAGACTCAAGTGATAATTTCATAATTTGAATCTTAAATTCCAGATGATGAATATGTAAGAAAACAAACAAGTTAGCTTTTTTAGATTTTCTGAAGTTCTACTTTTTTTATCACCTGCAGGTGAAACTCTTAGAAAAGAGCTAGACGAGTTCTTAAATAAACATGCTCAGGGGCATTGGAGAAAAGCAGCTGTAGTTGGCTGGCTTGTAAGTCCTAGAATTCCCGATGTAGTTTTGTTCAAAACCTTATTTATTCTTATTATGACTTTTACCTATAATTTGAAATTTTGTTGATTGGGTTTGTGTTGGCAGAGatcatttttcaaacaatttttttccTCAGTTACAAAATATGACTACCTTGCACTGCGGCATGGATTTATCAAGGTTACAATTGTCAAGTTATATACTGTTAATCTCTCGAAAAATAGCTAACTTGATCCTATGTAGATTGAGATAaagatatattttttgtattgtaCCCTTTTTTCCAGGAACACCATCCAAACGATCccgattttaatttttatgattacATGATGCGGACACTTGAAGTTGACTTCAGAAAAGTTGTTGGCATAAGGTAAGGGCTCTAAGTCTCAAACATGTTAATCTACATTTTTGGTTCATTGATCATTGATCGGGTCTATTAGTTTTAGAATAGTCTATTTAAACGAACTAACCAACCAATCTTTATTGTTGTACCTACCATATATAGCTGGTATCTTTGGGTCTTTGTCGTGCTGTTTTTGCTGCTGAATCTCGACGGTAAATCAAGAACTCTCTTTAACAATACGTTTTAAAATATACCTACTGATAAGTGTTTCCTCTGCAGGGTGGCACACTTATTTTTGGCTGGCTTTTTTACCA from Vicia villosa cultivar HV-30 ecotype Madison, WI linkage group LG4, Vvil1.0, whole genome shotgun sequence encodes the following:
- the LOC131595345 gene encoding MLO-like protein 13 isoform X1; the encoded protein is MAEEELNQSLEYTPTWIVAVVCSVIVFISLCVERALHRLGKYLKRKNQKALSRALKKLEEELMLLGFISLLLTVFQGLISHICIPPKYATKMLPCKRSQGSSQGSEHDLIYYDTIINRRRLLSTDTGSQHCRLEGKVPLLSLEGLHHLHIFIFVLAVVHVVFCVTTVVLGGARIRQWKSWEDHAKKNTIDSSETLRKELDEFLNKHAQGHWRKAAVVGWLRSFFKQFFSSVTKYDYLALRHGFIKEHHPNDPDFNFYDYMMRTLEVDFRKVVGISWYLWVFVVLFLLLNLDGWHTYFWLAFLPLIILLLVGAKLEHIITRLGQESVAQAYPDERVKPSDEYFWFGHPAIVLDLLHFTLFQNAYEIAFFFWIWSTYGFDSCIMGKIAYIIPRIIMGVIVQVLCSYSTLPLYTLVTQMGSSSKIDKNDDKAESPPLFQSNQVSQIGEQAIIMMEDHAVSSTVELHPMNQSSLERDNVFNTQ
- the LOC131595345 gene encoding MLO-like protein 13 isoform X2, whose translation is MAEEELNQSLEYTPTWIVAVVCSVIVFISLCVERALHRLGKYLKRKNQKALSRALKKLEEELMLLGFISLLLTVFQGLISHICIPPKYATKMLPCKRSQGSSQGSEHDLIYYDTIINRRRLLSTDTGSQHCRLEGKVPLLSLEGLHHLHIFIFVLAVVHVVFCVTTVVLGGARIRQWKSWEDHAKKNTIDSSETLRKELDEFLNKHAQGHWRKAAVVGWLRSFFKQFFSSVTKYDYLALRHGFIKEHHPNDPDFNFYDYMMRTLEVDFRKVVGISWYLWVFVVLFLLLNLDGWHTYFWLAFLPLIILLLVGAKLEHIITRLGQESVAQAYPDERVKPSDEYFWFGHPAIVLDLLHFTLFQNAYEIAFFFWIWSTYGFDSCIMGKIAYIIPRIIMG
- the LOC131595345 gene encoding MLO-like protein 13 isoform X3, which codes for MAEEELNQSLEYTPTWIVAVVCSVIVFISLCVERALHRLGKYLKRKNQKALSRALKKLEEELMLLGFISLLLTVFQGLISHICIPPKYATKMLPCKRSQGSSQGSEHDLIYYDTIINRRRLLSTDTGSQHCRLEGKVPLLSLEGLHHLHIFIFVLAVVHVVFCVTTVVLGGARIRQWKSWEDHAKKNTIDSSETLRKELDEFLNKHAQGHWRKAAVVGWLRSFFKQFFSSVTKYDYLALRHGFIKEHHPNDPDFNFYDYMMRTLEVDFRKVVGISWYLWVFVVLFLLLNLDGWHTYFWLAFLPLILDDVTDTTSCGG
- the LOC131595344 gene encoding endoglucanase 25-like; the encoded protein is MYGRDPWGGPLEINATDSATDEDRSRNLQELDRAALSRPLDETQQSWLLGPTEQKKKKKYVDLGCIIVSRKIFVWTVGTILCAAALAGLVVLIVKTVPRHHHKHPPPDNYTLALHKALMFFNAQKSGKLPKHNNVSWRGTSCMQDGKGDGVSAAIKDLVGGYYDAGDAIKFNFPAAFSITMLSWSVIEYSGKYEATGELDHVKEIIKWGTDYFLKTFNNTADTITTIAAQVGSGDTSDGSTTPNDHYCWMRPEDIDYDRPVTECHSCSELAAEMAAALAAASIVFKDNKAYSKKLVHGAGTLFKFSRDQRGRYSAGSAEASIFYNSTGYFDEFVWGGAWMYFATGNNTYLRLATNPGIAKHAGAFWGGPDYGVLSWDNKLAGAQVLLSRLRLFLSPGYPYEEILRTFHNQTSIIMCSYLPVFTSFNRTKGGLIQLNHGRPQPLQYVVNAAFLATLYSDYLDAADTPGWYCGPNFYSTEKLREFARTQIDYILGKNPRKMSYIVGFGNHYPKHVHHRGASIPKNKVKYNCKGGWKWRDTSKPNPNILVGAMVAGPDRHDGFHDVRSNYNYTEPTLAGNAGLVAALVALSGDKSIPIDKNTLFSAVPPMFPTPPPPPAPWKP